A window of Nitratireductor kimnyeongensis genomic DNA:
CCATACCGTCGTGCCCGGTTGACACAGGTGGCTCCGTTGCGAAGAAAACGGGAGTGGCCGAAATAGGTTCCAGAGTTTTTTAGCGCCGTTTCAAAGAGTTTGCAGGAGCGCTTTGGTTGTCGTGACCCCGCAGAATTCAAAGCCGAGTGTAGTGACATGGGCGCGATGCAGGTCTCTTGCAGGAATCGTTCCACCTTGTCCGTCGGGAAGGTCGAAACAGTCGCAGGCGTCCTCCACCAGAACCATGGACCAACCCATATTGGCGCCTGTGCGGATCGTGGTCGAGACGCACATGTCGGTGGAAATGCCGCACGTTATCACTGTTTTCGCACCGAGCCGGCGTAGCCTGAGGTCAAGATCGGTACCGATG
This region includes:
- a CDS encoding cysteine hydrolase family protein, giving the protein MDMDDAVLLLIDFQQAFDGPPWPQRWNGDVDQNALAVLEAWRKADRPIIHVRHDSVETGSTLRAGEPGHAMRPGFTPLPGEQLVTKSVNSAFIGTDLDLRLRRLGAKTVITCGISTDMCVSTTIRTGANMGWSMVLVEDACDCFDLPDGQGGTIPARDLHRAHVTTLGFEFCGVTTTKALLQTL